The Catenuloplanes niger genome includes a window with the following:
- a CDS encoding lyase family protein yields the protein MRDAVGDTAWLQAMLDAEAALARAQARLGLIPPAAAVAITNACHASRFDPAALARDAVSAGNPVVPLVRALRAQLPPDLARFAHAGATSQDIIDSAAMLVARRATGPLRADLASAADRAATLAAVHRDTPIAGRTLLQQALPTTFGLIAAGWMTALDAAGARLARVRHGTLAAQLGGATGTLAAIGDLAAQHTHEPHAHETQAHKTQAHKTQAHETRAHETRAHETRAHETRAPQSDAMPQTGTTSQTRTTPQTDPAQGDTADAARVDTAGAAQGNTADAARDHQAQADTARADTARADTARDHQARGDTPNTAQADAADAARDDAAGASGVAGASGVADAVDAARLRSPDAGPVGAGGAEGGRGGVAGRSGAVRAAGDGRIGPELISVFADELELNEPILPWHTDRGRIAELAGALAGAAGTIAKIARDVILLAQTEVGEVREGGGRGGSSSMPHKANPVAAISAAASAARAPGLAGTLFAAMPHEHQRAAGAWHAEWLPLTDLLRATGSAAYWLRDCLTGLEVDPARMRANLDLTGGALLAERVAGVLAEDLGRDAAHDLVAAVVRDGRPLAGDPRVTAHLDRDAVTALLDPAEYLGSAGPLVDRALAAHPKGDA from the coding sequence GTGCGCGATGCCGTCGGCGACACCGCCTGGCTGCAGGCCATGCTCGACGCCGAGGCCGCGCTGGCCCGCGCCCAGGCCCGGCTCGGCCTGATCCCGCCGGCGGCCGCGGTGGCGATCACGAACGCCTGTCACGCGTCCCGGTTCGATCCGGCCGCGCTCGCGCGCGACGCGGTCTCCGCCGGAAACCCCGTGGTGCCGCTGGTACGCGCACTGCGTGCCCAACTGCCGCCGGACCTGGCCCGGTTCGCCCACGCGGGCGCCACCAGCCAGGACATCATCGACTCCGCCGCGATGCTGGTCGCCCGGCGCGCCACCGGCCCGCTGCGCGCCGACCTGGCCTCCGCCGCCGATCGCGCCGCCACGCTCGCCGCCGTGCACCGGGACACGCCGATCGCCGGCCGCACGCTGCTCCAGCAGGCGCTCCCGACCACGTTCGGCCTGATCGCGGCCGGCTGGATGACCGCGCTCGACGCCGCCGGCGCCCGCCTGGCCCGCGTCCGCCACGGCACGCTCGCCGCCCAGCTCGGCGGCGCCACCGGCACCCTGGCCGCGATCGGCGACCTCGCCGCGCAACACACGCACGAACCCCACGCGCACGAGACCCAGGCGCACAAGACCCAGGCGCACAAGACCCAGGCGCACGAGACCCGGGCGCACGAGACCCGGGCGCACGAGACCCGGGCGCACGAGACCCGGGCGCCGCAGAGCGATGCCATGCCGCAGACGGGCACCACATCCCAGACCCGCACCACGCCGCAGACCGACCCGGCACAGGGCGACACGGCCGACGCGGCACGCGTCGATACGGCCGGTGCGGCACAAGGCAACACAGCCGACGCGGCACGAGACCACCAGGCACAAGCCGACACGGCACGAGCCGACACGGCACGAGCCGACACGGCACGAGACCACCAAGCACGAGGCGACACACCAAATACGGCACAAGCCGACGCCGCCGATGCGGCGCGAGACGACGCGGCCGGCGCGTCCGGCGTGGCCGGCGCGTCCGGCGTGGCCGACGCCGTCGATGCGGCACGGTTGCGGAGCCCGGATGCGGGGCCGGTGGGAGCGGGTGGCGCGGAGGGTGGACGAGGCGGGGTCGCGGGCCGGAGCGGTGCGGTGCGCGCGGCCGGCGACGGCCGGATCGGGCCGGAGCTGATCTCCGTCTTCGCCGACGAACTCGAGCTGAACGAGCCGATCCTGCCCTGGCACACCGACCGCGGCCGGATCGCGGAGCTGGCCGGCGCGCTGGCCGGCGCGGCCGGCACGATCGCGAAGATCGCCCGCGACGTCATCCTGCTCGCGCAGACCGAGGTCGGCGAGGTGCGGGAGGGCGGCGGCCGCGGCGGCTCGTCCAGCATGCCGCACAAGGCCAACCCGGTCGCCGCGATCTCCGCCGCCGCGTCCGCCGCCCGCGCGCCCGGACTGGCCGGCACGCTGTTCGCGGCCATGCCGCACGAGCACCAGCGCGCCGCCGGTGCCTGGCACGCGGAGTGGCTGCCGCTCACCGACCTGCTGCGGGCCACCGGTTCCGCCGCGTACTGGCTGCGGGACTGCCTCACCGGCCTGGAGGTCGACCCGGCCCGCATGCGCGCCAACCTGGACCTGACCGGCGGCGCGCTGCTGGCCGAGCGGGTCGCGGGCGTGCTCGCCGAGGATCTCGGCAGGGACGCCGCCCACGACCTGGTCGCGGCGGTGGTGCGGGACGGCCGGCCGCTCGCCGGCGATCCGCGCGTCACCGCGCACCTGGACCGGGACGCGGTGACCGCGCTCCTCGACCCGGCGGAGTACCTGGGCAGCGCGGGCCCGCTCGTCGATCGCGCACTGGCCGCCCACCCCAAGGGCGACGCGTGA
- the pcaDC gene encoding bifunctional 3-oxoadipate enol-lactonase/4-carboxymuconolactone decarboxylase PcaDC, whose translation MSVVELHHVVDGPVDAPPLLLLNSLGSDLSMWDPQLPALSRRFRVIRCDTRGHGRSPVPPGDYALADLGRDALALLDRLGVASAHVVGLSLGGMTAMWLAAHAPERVGRLVLCCTSARLGPPEGWAERARTVRAHGTRAVADAVAGRWLTTGFAERHPELVDTLKTMIIKTPPEGYAGACAVVQHMDQRADLATITAPTLVIAGRDDPATPPPHGQLIADGIPGARLVVLPEAAHLANVERADAVTALLLDHLEDRTAENTGMVVRRQVLGDEHVDRAVAGTTPLTAPFQDFITRYAWGEIWSRDTLDRRSRSMITLAVLTALHCHDELAMHVRAARRNGLTAAEIGEVLLHTAVYAGVPASNAALAVARRVLADEG comes from the coding sequence GTGAGTGTCGTCGAGTTGCATCACGTGGTGGACGGGCCGGTGGACGCGCCGCCGCTGCTGCTGCTGAACTCGCTGGGCAGCGACCTGAGCATGTGGGACCCGCAGCTGCCCGCGTTGAGCCGCCGGTTCCGGGTGATCCGCTGTGACACCCGGGGGCACGGGCGCTCACCCGTACCGCCGGGGGATTATGCCCTCGCCGATCTCGGCCGGGACGCGCTCGCGCTGCTGGACCGGCTCGGCGTCGCGTCCGCGCACGTGGTGGGACTCTCGCTCGGCGGGATGACCGCGATGTGGCTGGCCGCGCACGCGCCCGAACGCGTCGGCCGCCTCGTGCTCTGCTGCACGTCCGCGCGGCTCGGACCGCCGGAGGGCTGGGCCGAGCGGGCACGGACCGTCCGCGCGCACGGCACCCGGGCCGTCGCGGACGCGGTCGCCGGCCGCTGGCTCACCACCGGGTTCGCCGAGCGTCACCCGGAGCTGGTCGACACGCTCAAAACCATGATCATCAAGACCCCGCCAGAGGGGTACGCCGGCGCCTGCGCGGTCGTCCAGCACATGGACCAGCGCGCCGACCTCGCCACGATCACCGCCCCCACGCTGGTCATCGCGGGCCGCGACGATCCGGCCACGCCACCGCCGCACGGCCAGCTCATCGCGGACGGGATTCCCGGCGCGCGCCTGGTGGTGCTGCCCGAGGCCGCGCACCTGGCCAACGTCGAACGCGCCGACGCGGTCACCGCGCTGCTCCTCGACCACCTGGAGGACCGGACCGCGGAGAACACCGGCATGGTCGTACGCCGGCAGGTGCTCGGCGACGAGCACGTGGACCGCGCCGTGGCCGGCACCACGCCACTGACCGCGCCGTTCCAGGACTTCATCACCCGGTACGCGTGGGGTGAGATCTGGTCCCGGGACACGCTCGACCGCCGCAGCCGCAGCATGATCACGCTCGCCGTGCTGACCGCGCTGCACTGCCACGACGAACTGGCCATGCACGTACGCGCGGCCCGCCGGAACGGCCTGACCGCGGCGGAGATCGGCGAGGTGCTGCTGCACACCGCGGTCTACGCGGGCGTACCCGCGAGCAACGCCGCGCTGGCCGTCGCGCGCCGGGTGCTGGCCGACGAGGGGTAA
- a CDS encoding CoA-transferase subunit beta, with translation MSSHSPGEMMTVAASRALSDGDRCFVGIGKPSTAANLARRTHAPGLVLVYESGTIGAKPDRLPLSIGDGVLAETADAVVSVPEIFNYWLQPGRIDVGFLGAAQLDRFANINTTVIGDDYANPAVRLPGAGGAPEIAASCREVIVIVPHSRRTFVPRVDFVTSFGFGAGAGDRERHGLRGRGPQLVVTDLGMLAPDPETCELTLTHLHPGVTLDEVHAATGWDLRVAPGLRTTEAPTDTELSVLRALEGQEG, from the coding sequence GTGAGTAGTCATTCACCCGGCGAGATGATGACCGTCGCGGCGTCCCGGGCGCTGTCCGACGGCGACCGTTGCTTCGTCGGCATCGGCAAGCCCAGCACGGCGGCCAACCTGGCCCGCCGCACCCACGCACCCGGCCTGGTGCTGGTCTACGAGTCCGGCACGATCGGCGCGAAGCCGGACCGGCTGCCGCTCTCCATCGGCGACGGCGTGCTGGCCGAGACCGCGGACGCGGTCGTCTCGGTACCGGAGATCTTCAACTACTGGCTGCAGCCCGGCCGGATCGACGTGGGTTTCCTCGGCGCCGCGCAACTCGACCGGTTCGCCAACATCAACACCACCGTGATCGGCGACGACTATGCGAACCCGGCGGTACGGCTCCCGGGCGCGGGCGGCGCGCCGGAGATCGCGGCATCGTGTCGCGAGGTCATCGTGATCGTGCCGCACAGCCGGCGTACGTTCGTGCCGAGGGTGGACTTCGTGACGTCGTTCGGCTTCGGCGCCGGGGCGGGCGACCGCGAACGGCACGGGCTGCGCGGCCGCGGCCCGCAACTGGTCGTCACGGACCTCGGCATGCTCGCGCCGGACCCGGAGACGTGCGAGCTCACGCTCACCCACCTGCACCCCGGCGTCACGCTCGACGAGGTGCACGCGGCCACCGGCTGGGACCTGCGCGTCGCCCCCGGACTGCGGACGACCGAGGCGCCGACGGACACCGAGCTGAGCGTGCTGCGCGCGCTCGAGGGCCAGGAGGGCTGA
- a CDS encoding FAD-dependent oxidoreductase produces MSKPAEAIVIGAGIAGLCAARALAGRFATVTVVDRDRLPDEPSVRRGTPQSAHAHGLLISGRRALEELFPGLGDELIAAGAVPLDSAGDMLIHREGRFWPRFPVGLDILSVSRPLLEFSLRRRLLALPGVTVRDGTAISGLLPAAGGVGGVRLDTGEQLPAKLVVDCSGRSTRSDRWLAELGFPAPAREEVSIDTEYATRVYPRSPGDFDGATAVLISPVAPEEKVAGMAWPLEGDRWIISVAGVHNSLGSYEDSIGKLPVSLLADFIARSEPLSGTTSYKYPASRRRRFDKLRNPPSGYVTAGDAFCSFNPVYGQGMACAALHALALGRLLDGHPEPTSGFAREFYAETARIAAAPWRFATGADLAYPETVGRRPRTAALTRPYFERLTLASITVPEVRRVWLEVQHLLRPPADLMRPGTVLRVLRGGR; encoded by the coding sequence GTGTCGAAGCCGGCTGAGGCGATCGTCATCGGTGCCGGGATCGCCGGTCTGTGCGCGGCCCGCGCGCTCGCCGGCCGCTTCGCGACGGTGACGGTCGTGGACCGGGACCGGCTGCCGGACGAGCCTTCGGTCCGGCGCGGCACCCCGCAGTCCGCGCACGCGCACGGCCTGCTCATCTCCGGCCGGCGCGCGCTGGAGGAGCTGTTCCCCGGGCTGGGCGACGAGCTGATCGCGGCCGGCGCGGTCCCGCTCGACTCCGCCGGCGACATGCTGATCCACCGGGAGGGCCGGTTCTGGCCGCGGTTCCCGGTCGGGCTGGACATCCTCTCGGTCAGCCGGCCGTTGCTGGAGTTCTCGCTCCGCCGTCGCCTGCTGGCGCTCCCGGGTGTCACGGTCCGGGACGGGACCGCGATCTCCGGTCTGCTGCCCGCGGCCGGCGGGGTGGGCGGGGTCCGGCTCGACACCGGCGAGCAGCTGCCGGCGAAGCTGGTCGTGGACTGTTCCGGTCGCAGCACGCGCTCCGACCGCTGGCTCGCGGAGCTGGGCTTCCCGGCGCCGGCCCGCGAGGAGGTCTCGATCGACACGGAGTACGCCACGCGTGTCTACCCGCGCTCGCCCGGTGACTTCGACGGCGCCACGGCGGTGCTGATCTCCCCGGTCGCGCCGGAGGAGAAGGTGGCCGGCATGGCCTGGCCGCTGGAGGGCGACCGGTGGATCATCTCGGTGGCTGGCGTGCACAACTCCCTCGGTTCCTATGAGGACAGCATCGGCAAGTTGCCGGTGTCGCTGCTCGCCGACTTCATCGCCCGGTCGGAGCCGCTGTCCGGCACGACCTCGTACAAATATCCGGCGAGCCGGCGCCGTCGTTTCGACAAACTGCGAAACCCGCCGTCGGGGTACGTGACCGCGGGCGACGCGTTCTGCAGCTTCAACCCGGTCTACGGTCAGGGCATGGCGTGCGCGGCGCTGCACGCGCTCGCGCTCGGCCGGCTGCTCGACGGGCATCCGGAGCCGACGTCCGGGTTCGCGCGCGAGTTCTACGCCGAGACCGCGCGGATCGCCGCCGCGCCGTGGCGGTTCGCGACCGGCGCGGACCTGGCCTATCCGGAGACCGTGGGGCGCCGGCCGCGGACCGCGGCGCTGACCCGGCCGTACTTCGAACGGCTCACCCTGGCCTCGATCACCGTGCCCGAGGTGCGCCGCGTCTGGCTGGAGGTCCAGCACCTGCTGCGCCCGCCCGCCGACCTGATGCGGCCCGGCACGGTCCTGCGGGTGCTGCGCGGCGGGAGGTGA
- a CDS encoding CoA transferase subunit A, protein MAEITTLAEAVARLVHDGDTVALEGFTHLIPVAAGHEIIRQGRRDLTLVRMTPDIVYDQLIGAGCARKLVFSWAGNPGVGSLHRFRDAAQHGWPVPLEIEEHSHAGMANRYAAGAAGLPFAVLRGYTGTDLPGRTATIAPITCPFTGEVLTAVPALNPDVAIVHAQRADRHGNVQLWGITGVHKEVVLASRTSLVTVEEIVDELAPRPGAIVLPGWAITCVAEVPGGARPSYAMGYYERDNAYYRSWDAISRDRDAFTTWLRTEVR, encoded by the coding sequence ATGGCGGAGATCACCACGCTGGCCGAGGCGGTCGCCCGGCTCGTCCACGACGGCGACACGGTGGCGCTGGAGGGCTTCACCCACCTGATCCCGGTCGCCGCCGGGCACGAGATCATCCGGCAGGGCCGCCGCGACCTGACGCTGGTCCGGATGACGCCGGACATCGTCTACGACCAGCTGATCGGCGCCGGCTGCGCGCGCAAGCTGGTCTTCTCCTGGGCCGGCAACCCGGGCGTCGGCTCGCTGCACCGGTTCCGGGACGCGGCGCAGCACGGCTGGCCGGTCCCGCTGGAGATCGAGGAGCACAGCCACGCCGGCATGGCGAACCGGTACGCGGCCGGTGCGGCCGGGCTGCCGTTCGCGGTGCTGCGCGGCTACACCGGCACCGACCTGCCCGGGCGGACCGCCACCATCGCGCCGATCACCTGCCCGTTCACCGGCGAGGTGCTGACCGCGGTGCCGGCGCTGAACCCGGACGTGGCGATCGTGCACGCGCAGCGCGCGGACCGGCACGGCAACGTGCAGCTCTGGGGCATCACCGGCGTGCACAAGGAGGTCGTGCTCGCCTCCCGGACGTCGCTGGTCACGGTCGAGGAGATCGTGGACGAGCTCGCGCCCCGGCCGGGCGCGATCGTGCTGCCGGGCTGGGCGATCACCTGCGTGGCCGAGGTGCCCGGCGGAGCCCGGCCGTCCTACGCGATGGGCTACTACGAGCGGGACAACGCGTACTACCGGTCGTGGGACGCGATCTCCCGGGACCGGGACGCGTTCACCACCTGGCTGCGGACGGAGGTCCGGTGA
- the pcaG gene encoding protocatechuate 3,4-dioxygenase subunit alpha, with protein MTTEFDGLTPSQTVGPYLSIGLPWPDGHSVVEEDTPGAIRIFGTVFDGAGAEVPDALIETWQADPAGGFAHPDDPRGATDSGFRGFGRCPTDDAGNWAIITLKPGVVPDREGRPQAPHIDVSVLARGLLHRVVTRIYFADEATANAADPVLATVPEARRPTLLARPDGAGYRFDIRLQGDDETVFFAL; from the coding sequence ATGACGACTGAGTTCGACGGGCTCACCCCGTCGCAGACGGTCGGGCCGTACCTGTCGATCGGCCTGCCCTGGCCGGACGGCCACTCCGTGGTCGAGGAGGACACACCGGGCGCGATCCGGATCTTCGGCACGGTGTTCGACGGCGCCGGCGCCGAGGTGCCGGACGCGCTGATCGAGACGTGGCAGGCGGACCCGGCCGGCGGTTTCGCGCACCCGGACGACCCGCGCGGCGCCACGGACAGCGGCTTCCGCGGATTCGGCCGGTGTCCCACCGACGACGCCGGCAACTGGGCGATAATCACCCTGAAGCCGGGCGTCGTACCGGACCGCGAGGGCCGCCCGCAGGCGCCGCACATCGACGTCTCGGTCCTCGCGCGCGGACTGCTCCACCGCGTGGTGACCCGGATCTACTTCGCCGACGAGGCCACCGCGAACGCGGCCGACCCGGTGCTGGCGACCGTCCCGGAGGCCCGCCGGCCCACGCTGCTCGCCCGGCCGGACGGCGCCGGCTACCGCTTCGACATCCGGCTGCAGGGGGATGATGAGACCGTCTTCTTCGCACTCTGA
- a CDS encoding serine hydrolase codes for MPRIPLPYALITAVVVAVATGSVLSLPIRPGDGTAVAEAEPRVAADPRTEARRAWDARAATLTVALAAESAGVAVIDNRTGFTYGHLGDVAFESASVAKVGILAAVLLLAQDQGRELSAAETRLATRMIGVSDNDAATALYAEIGTAAGLGAAVARLGLTGTVPDESWGLTRTTPADQARLISALLVPDSAEGAFSDYSRQVAETLMTSVDADQDWGVGATAAPGERVALKNGWLSRDTEDGTWIVNSAGRITGGSADLTLVVLSHGNAGYRVGVDRVEKLATLARATLAV; via the coding sequence ATGCCACGGATTCCTCTCCCGTACGCCCTGATCACGGCGGTCGTCGTGGCCGTCGCCACGGGATCGGTGCTCTCCCTTCCGATACGTCCCGGTGACGGGACCGCGGTGGCCGAGGCCGAACCGCGGGTGGCGGCCGATCCCCGCACCGAGGCGCGCCGGGCCTGGGACGCGCGGGCGGCGACGCTGACCGTGGCGCTGGCGGCGGAGAGCGCGGGAGTCGCGGTGATCGACAACCGGACCGGTTTCACGTACGGCCATCTCGGCGACGTCGCGTTCGAGTCGGCCAGCGTGGCCAAGGTCGGCATCCTGGCCGCGGTGCTGCTGCTCGCCCAGGACCAGGGCCGCGAACTGTCCGCGGCGGAGACCCGGCTGGCCACCCGGATGATCGGCGTCAGCGACAACGACGCGGCCACCGCGCTCTACGCCGAGATCGGCACGGCCGCCGGGCTGGGCGCGGCGGTCGCGCGGCTCGGGCTGACCGGCACCGTGCCGGACGAGAGCTGGGGACTGACCCGGACCACGCCGGCCGACCAGGCCCGGCTGATCAGTGCTCTGCTGGTGCCGGACAGCGCGGAGGGCGCGTTCAGCGACTACTCCCGGCAGGTCGCGGAGACGCTGATGACCTCGGTCGACGCGGACCAGGACTGGGGGGTCGGCGCGACGGCGGCACCGGGCGAACGAGTCGCGCTGAAGAACGGCTGGCTGAGCCGGGACACCGAGGACGGCACCTGGATCGTGAACAGTGCCGGGCGGATCACCGGCGGGTCCGCGGACCTGACGCTGGTGGTGCTGTCCCACGGCAACGCCGGCTACCGGGTGGGCGTCGACCGGGTGGAGAAGCTCGCCACGCTCGCCCGTGCCACGCTGGCCGTCTAG
- the pcaF gene encoding 3-oxoadipyl-CoA thiolase, with product MAEAYIVGGVRTPIGRYAGALAPVRPDDLAAHVIRELLRRHPTADPAAIDDVVLGCANQAGEDNRNVARMGALLAGLPVEVPGTTINRLCGSGLDAVTYAARAIRAGEADLLVAGGVESMSRAPFVLPKAETPFARGAEIADTTLGWRLVNPLMEAQYGIDSMGGTAENVAEDYRISREDQDAFALRSQQRAARAQADGRLAREITPVPVPVRRGEPVIVDRDEHPRETSPEKLAKLPTPFRPGGTVTAGNAAGVNDGAAALLIASRAAVERHGLTPLARITGAATAGVPPRIMGIGPVPATRKLLDRAGLTVADLDVIELNEAFAAQSLAVLRELVVPDDASHVNPNGGAIALGHPLGMSGARLALTAAIELSLGAGRRGLATMCIGVGQGISVLLEAP from the coding sequence ATGGCGGAGGCCTACATCGTCGGCGGCGTGCGAACCCCGATCGGGCGGTACGCCGGGGCGCTCGCCCCGGTCCGGCCGGACGACCTGGCCGCACACGTCATCCGCGAACTCCTGCGACGGCACCCCACGGCCGACCCGGCCGCGATCGACGACGTCGTCCTCGGCTGCGCGAACCAGGCCGGCGAGGACAACCGCAACGTCGCCCGGATGGGCGCGCTACTGGCCGGGCTGCCGGTCGAGGTACCCGGCACCACGATCAACCGGCTCTGCGGCTCCGGCCTCGACGCCGTCACCTACGCGGCCCGCGCGATCCGGGCCGGCGAGGCCGACCTGCTCGTCGCCGGCGGCGTGGAGAGCATGAGCCGAGCACCGTTCGTCCTGCCCAAGGCGGAGACGCCGTTCGCCCGCGGCGCCGAGATCGCGGACACCACGCTCGGCTGGCGGCTGGTCAACCCGCTGATGGAGGCGCAGTACGGCATCGACTCCATGGGCGGCACCGCGGAGAACGTCGCCGAGGACTACCGGATCTCCCGCGAGGACCAGGACGCGTTCGCGCTCCGCTCCCAGCAGCGGGCCGCACGCGCACAGGCGGACGGCCGGCTCGCGCGGGAGATCACCCCGGTCCCGGTGCCGGTCAGACGCGGCGAACCGGTCATCGTCGACCGGGACGAACACCCGCGCGAGACCAGCCCGGAAAAGCTCGCGAAGCTGCCCACGCCGTTCCGCCCCGGCGGCACCGTCACGGCCGGCAACGCGGCCGGCGTCAACGACGGCGCCGCCGCACTCCTGATCGCGAGCCGGGCGGCGGTGGAACGCCACGGCCTCACGCCACTCGCCCGGATCACCGGCGCGGCCACCGCCGGCGTACCGCCGAGGATCATGGGCATCGGCCCGGTCCCGGCCACCCGCAAACTCCTCGACCGCGCCGGCCTGACCGTCGCCGACCTGGACGTGATCGAACTGAACGAGGCCTTCGCGGCCCAGTCCCTCGCCGTCCTCCGCGAGCTCGTCGTTCCGGACGACGCGTCGCACGTCAATCCGAACGGGGGTGCGATCGCGTTGGGGCATCCGCTGGGCATGAGCGGGGCGCGTCTGGCGTTGACGGCGGCGATCGAGTTGTCTCTCGGTGCTGGGCGTCGGGGGCTTGCCACGATGTGCATCGGTGTTGGTCAGGGCATCAGCGTGTTGCTGGAGGCTCCTTAG
- a CDS encoding IclR family transcriptional regulator — protein sequence MTESAREGHFVQSLERGLAVIRAFDATRPELTLSEVARICDLTRAAARRFLLTLTDLGYVHTDGRLFRLSPRVLELGYAYLSSISLPEVAEPHLERLVAEVRESSSVSVLDGDDVVYVARVPTSRIMTVSINVGTRFPAYVTSMGRVLLAAAPDTVLDDYLRRVPLRRLTSRTITSEDALRAELGRVREQGYAIVDQELEEGLRSMAVPIRGRAGGVVASVNVSVHASRTSVDALRDSILPSLLGTASGIEADLRVV from the coding sequence GTGACGGAAAGCGCTCGGGAGGGACACTTCGTCCAGTCGCTGGAACGCGGGCTGGCGGTCATCCGGGCGTTCGACGCCACCCGTCCGGAGCTGACGCTCAGTGAGGTGGCGCGCATCTGCGACCTGACCCGCGCCGCCGCACGCCGCTTCCTGCTGACGCTGACGGATCTCGGCTACGTGCACACCGACGGCCGGCTGTTCCGGCTCAGCCCGCGCGTGCTCGAGCTGGGATATGCGTACCTGTCCAGCATCTCGCTGCCCGAGGTCGCCGAACCCCACCTGGAACGCCTGGTCGCCGAGGTCCGCGAATCGTCGTCGGTATCCGTCCTGGACGGCGACGACGTGGTCTACGTGGCCCGCGTCCCCACCAGCCGGATCATGACCGTCTCGATCAACGTGGGCACCCGCTTCCCGGCCTACGTGACCTCGATGGGCCGGGTGCTGCTGGCCGCCGCCCCCGACACCGTCCTCGACGACTACCTGCGCCGGGTCCCGCTCCGGCGGCTGACGTCACGCACCATCACCAGCGAGGACGCGCTGCGGGCCGAGCTGGGGCGGGTCCGTGAGCAGGGGTACGCGATCGTCGATCAGGAGCTCGAGGAGGGGCTGCGGTCGATGGCGGTGCCGATTCGGGGGCGGGCGGGTGGGGTTGTGGCGTCGGTCAATGTCTCGGTCCACGCGAGTCGTACGTCCGTTGACGCTCTTCGCGACTCGATTCTTCCTTCTCTGCTGGGGACTGCGTCGGGGATTGAAGCTGATCTTCGGGTTGTTTGA
- the pcaH gene encoding protocatechuate 3,4-dioxygenase subunit beta, whose amino-acid sequence MLPTYRRDDGTTHPPLLSPGYRSTVLRAPREQFVLLPHSLTEVTGPLLGEGRVRPEDADLTLAPGGEAQGQRIVVHGQVRDAGGRPIPHTLVEVWQSNAAGRYQHRWDQHHAPLDPHFTGVGRCLTDDAGRYRFVTVKPGAYPWGNHPNAWRPAHIHFSLLGRAFTQRLVTQMYFPDDPLFAYDPIFNSVRDERARRRLIARFDLDATVESWALGFRFDIVLAGEDGTPTEEPHDD is encoded by the coding sequence ATGCTGCCGACCTACCGGCGCGACGACGGTACGACGCATCCGCCGCTGCTCTCCCCCGGCTACCGGTCCACCGTGCTGCGGGCGCCACGCGAACAGTTCGTGCTGCTGCCGCACTCGCTCACCGAGGTCACCGGCCCGCTGCTCGGCGAGGGCCGGGTGCGCCCCGAGGACGCCGACCTCACGCTCGCGCCCGGCGGCGAGGCACAGGGCCAGCGGATCGTCGTGCACGGGCAGGTGCGGGACGCAGGCGGCCGGCCGATCCCGCACACCCTGGTCGAGGTGTGGCAGTCCAACGCGGCCGGGCGCTACCAGCACCGGTGGGACCAGCACCACGCGCCGCTCGACCCGCACTTCACCGGCGTGGGCCGCTGCCTGACCGACGACGCGGGACGCTACCGGTTCGTCACCGTCAAGCCGGGCGCCTACCCGTGGGGGAACCACCCGAACGCGTGGCGGCCGGCGCACATCCACTTCTCGCTGCTCGGGCGCGCGTTCACGCAGCGCCTGGTGACGCAGATGTACTTCCCGGACGACCCGCTGTTCGCGTACGACCCGATCTTCAATTCGGTCCGGGACGAGCGGGCCCGCCGGCGGCTGATCGCCCGGTTCGACCTGGACGCGACCGTGGAGTCGTGGGCGCTCGGCTTCCGCTTCGACATCGTGCTGGCCGGCGAGGACGGTACCCCGACGGAGGAGCCGCATGACGACTGA